A segment of the Eptesicus fuscus isolate TK198812 chromosome 9, DD_ASM_mEF_20220401, whole genome shotgun sequence genome:
AAGGTGGGCAGAGGTGTGGATGGCTATGGCAAGGGTGCTGACTGGTGAGGGGGTTAACCCATTTCTCCTCTGTGACAATGTGGATCTGAAGGGCCTCCCTGACCCACCAACCTCTCCTAGAAGGAGCCAGTTCTGACTCAGGCCTATTCCCATCGATCCTCAGGGTGATTCGGGAATGAGCTCCAAAACAGGAAGGAAACATCTCAGATTtggcctcccccctctcccccctcccaggccctggctctAGGGCCGGAAAGAGCCACTTTAAGGATCTCCCTGGGGACCCATGACCAGAAAGACAGATGATCCGGTCACAGCAAGTGTGGCCAAGAGACAGGAGGGGCAGGCCGCTGCAGCTCCACCTCATTACCCCCCCTCTCCCGCTCACTCTTTCAAGCCTCTCTCCCCCAGGAAGCCAATCCGATTTGACCTTTCCACCAGGACCCATGATAGAGGGTCTGTGCCCCTGGCATCCCAGACAGAGGACTGTCGCCCTCAGACAGAGAACCCCTGAAAGACTCCCTGACCAGCCTCCTCCTCAGGCTCCTGAGGGCAGAGCGGCTCTCCCTCGGGGTGGAGTCggtgtctcctcccacccctgacaGAATACTCAGGCAGGGAGCCGGGTCACTTCTAGTCACCTCATCAGACTCCCAGGGCAGCACCTGCGTTCCCCTTTCTGTAGTCCAGCATCTGCCTTTGGTCcctaaaagagagaagagaaaggggccCCCTGCCCTTCCACCCAACCCGGATGCTCCTTTAAGACCAAAAGGATGGGGGTTGTATCGGGAGTCAGACACAACAGCcccatcctccccctccttcACAGGCCAGGTTTCCTGCCATTGACAGCATcccagctgggccctgcccagcctccaggcTTAACCCCTTCATGGCCAGATCTCAGGAttacttcatctataaaattaggaGAATGAAAGTACCCATTCCATttggttgttttgaggattaaatgggttaaTCGTTTGTCCGAAATAGTCAGAACAGTGCCTAGTATTTATTGATCTCTCAACAAAAGTCAACTATTATTCCTAACTGTGTGAGCTTGGATCAGTCATTTCCCCTCTCTGAGACTCGGTCTCTTCCGCTGTCAAATGGGAAGAATAATAAAACCTACCTGCCTAGGATTGTCCTGGGGATGAATTGTGACAAAGTGcatgaaagcattttgtaaagtAACAACACCTTATGAAACTGTCATggacaaaataataataagaatccTCACTAGGTAATAAAAATCTCTTACCAGGAGATGGGCCTTCTGGTTTTCAGACCCATTCCTTACTTGACAGGCAGAGGGTGCAGTGGAAGGAGTGGATTTGGGGTTGGGCTTGGGCaagtctctcccctctctgaTCCAGTTTCCTTATGGGCTGGCCACCCTGTCTAGGGTCCTTGGGAGGGACAAAGGAGATTGGAGAGCACAGGTGTGAATGTGCTTTGCAAATGTTAAGAGGTGctagaaaggagggagagaggccagGTAGAGGAGGGCAAGGCCCCTTGGCAGGGAAATTGGTCTTTGAATTCTGGGCACGACAGAGTTTACCGGCGGGGAGAGGGGCGGAGCCTCCTGGCACCAGCACCGTGGGGACAGGGCTCCTCTTGAGACGGGAGGTGCCAGACAAGGAACCGAGCCAGCTCTCGAAGCCCCCAAGTTGGGACCGGGGAGAAAGGAGGTCAGAGGACCTAGACTTGACCCCAAAATCATCCCTTCATCTTCCTCGTCCCAGTCAACCCCTTTGCCATCAGAGGACTTTGGGCAGAGGCACCTCCAGTGGCTCCCAGGTGACCTTCACGCCAAGACCTGCTGGGACAGGCTCACCCTGAACACCGGCAGCAACACTGCCCCCACCCTTAGGCTGCAGATGCTGGCCTCACCCGTGGAGAGCAGGCTTGATGCCCACACACCCGGACCAGGACGGGTCTAAGCCTGCACAGAGCGGGAAAGGCACAGTTATTAGAACCCTGCTCTGTCTTCCTATTCCAACCCAGAGGGTTTGCCAAGGCCCAGAGGGGGCTGACCCCACGTGAATAGCATGTCCCCACCCCAAGCCTCTGAAGGAATCAGGAGAACTTGTTTGGGGTCCTGGCTGTGCCCCAAGCTCACTGTGCCTCCAGGCAAATCACCTAACCTATCAGGGCCTGTGTGACCACCTGTAAAATAAAGGAGCTGGACCGGCTCCCTAGCCCTCTCCAACACAGACTGTGATCAGGAAGGAGTTAATGGAGGCCAGGCTCTGGGTCAGGAAGGCGAGGGttaatctggggggggggggtggaggctcTCTCAGCTTTTCCTGTGGAGAGTGAGGTTTGGCTGCCACCAAAGTTACTTCTAGTCCCTGCTGTCCCTCCTGCCCTCAGTCTGGACCTGCCCTCGGACCCCTGCATTCAGCCTCCCCACACAGAGGTGAGTGCATCCCCAGCCCAGTGCTGAGGTGGGGGGGCACCCAGGGACCCAAAGGCAGGGAGCCTGGCTCCAAGCTAATGAGCACAGTTCCCAGCCCTCACCTGGAGCAGAAGCCTTGGACACAGTCGGACCACTGACCCCGGGACTGGGAGAAAGTGGGCGCAGGGATGTCTGCCAGGCATCTAGGGTGGGACGTCTGTGGTTGGGCAAGGCCAGCCCCGAAGGCAGGGACGAGGCAGTGGACGGCAGGCTATTTTGGTGCCTGTGTTTAGGGACTTTTTATAGCCTCTGCactggggctgggaagaggaggaCGGGCTGAGGAGATGTGAGGGTATCCATGAGGTCAGATAAGTACAATGCCCTCCTGAGACCTTGGAATCTGACCCATTGCCTGGCATAGTCCTTAGGAGCCAGGAAGGAAGGCACTGTCAGACTCTCCTCGCTTCCTGGGTTCCCAGCCACCTATGGGCTGATTTACTAGACACTAGcggagtgtatgagtgtgtgtgtgtgtgtgtgtgtgtgtgtgtgtgaatgtgtgtgtgagtgtgtgtgtgaatgtgtgtgtgtgtgtgtgtgaatgtgtgtgtgtgagtgagtgtgtgtgcgtgaatgtgtgagtgtgtgtgactgtgtgtgtgagtgtgtgtgtgtgtgaatgtgtgagtgtgtgtgagtgagtgtgtgtgtgtgagtgtgtgtgtgaatgtgtgagtgagtgtgtgtgtgtgtgtgtgaatgtgtgtgtgtgtgagtgtgtgtgtgtgtgtgaatgtgtgtgtgagagtgtgtgtgtgtgtgtgaatgtgtgtgtgtgagtgtatgtgtatgtgagtgtgtgtgtgtgtgtgtgtgtgtgtgtgtgaagctgaACAAGTTGCACTGGGGTGAGTGGGGTTCGCAGGGTCTCTGCCTCAGGGCTCATCaccagggctcccctccccccatccctgaCAAGTTCTATTGTTTTGTTGCCTCCAGACTTGAGGTCCTCTAAGCCCCAGAACTGATGTGTCCCTCTCAGCTGAATGGAGGATGGAGGCAgcaagggggcaggggtggggtggggtgtgctgtgctgtgtgggtGGCCCATTCTGTGACTGCCAAGGAAACTGTCAACTCTTGATTTACAACCCCTCCTGGCCCCTttcccctgcagagggaggtggaggagaagggtCATGGGGTCTCAGGATGAGAAGGAGGCAGGGACCCTGAGGGCAGATTTCTAGGAGTGCAGGTTTTGGGAAGAATCGATGGCAGGAACATTTTAAATGAGGCAAGGGGCCCCTCTCTAACGGAAATTGCTTGGTTGTATGTCAGCGGgaatacaagaaagaaaaaaagggatgTTCTGACAGGCAAGTGAGAGATCCGATCTGAACCAGTTCTGGGATGCAAGGCAAGAGACCTAGATCCAGTCCCAGGCCCTAATTCTCAGTAAGCCCTGAGcaagccccctcctctctgggccaGGGTCACACTCTATGGCATGGAAAGGCAGAGGTAGGTAAGGCGATGTTTCCTGGCGGGCATTCTGGAGTTCCCTTGGCAGGGCACCGAGTGGGTGGGTAGCAGGCGCTGGCTGACATGACCTGTGATCACCGCCCTCTCCTTCTCAAtggccctcctgggcctgggcagggcagttGGCCGCAATGACTGGAGACTCCTACACTGTGGTTATATCCCTGACCTCGGTGCCCGGAGGGAAGGGTGGGCCCTGCTGGAGCCAGCCTGTGGCTGGGAAGCGTCCTTGTCTTGGACTCCAAGTTGCTGGTTTGGGAAGAGGTATTTTTTCCGGTCCAGGCCACTTTCGGGAATTGGGCCGGGACCAGCCCCATTTCCTCTCCCAAGTGTCCTGCTTGCTGATGCCTGCTTGGCATGGTCCTGTGGCCAGATTGGGGCAACCCTCAATGTGGCATAGGAAGCCTGACCAATGTCTTTGAGGAATGGAGGTAAGGGACAGCCAGAGCCTCTGCCCCCTAGACAGGGCACGGACGGCCTTGGATGGGGGAGGAGTGGCTGGCTGATCCTATTCCCGGGAATGCCTGCAGGGATATCTACTCTTCCCCTGACCATTCCTCTTTCCCTGCAGGACCCAGGAAGCCCCAGCCAATTGCTCTCAGCAACTCAACTAGCTGCCTAACGCCCGTGGCTTATGGGGCACTGTCCCGCCCAGTTCCGCTAAGATGCTCCtagcctctccctccaccccatccagGGGACGGACCCCCAGCGCGGTGGAGAGGCTGGAGGCCGACAAAGCCAAGTATGTCAAGACGCATCAGGTGATAGCGCGACGCCAGGAGCCAGCCCTGCGTGGGGGTCCTGGGCCGCTCATGCCGCACCCCTGCAATGAGCTGGGGGGCTCTGCATCTCCCAGGACGCCCAGGACGGCCCGCCGGGGTAGCGGCCGGCGGCTGCCAAGGCCGGACTCCCTCATCTTCTACCGCCAGAAGCGGGACTGCAAGGCTCTGGTGAACAAAGAGAACGCCAAGGGCCAGGGGCTGGTGCGACGCCTCTTCCTGGGCGCCCCCCGAGACGCCTCCTCGAGCAGCCCGGGCCCAACGGAGCGACCTGCGGCTACAGGAGGTTGGGCCGCACCCCAAGATGCCCCGGAAGCGGCGGGCAAGCGGGCGCTGTGCCCCACGTGCTCGCTGCCCCTGTCGGAAAAGGAGCGCTTCTTCAACTACTGCGGCCTGGAACGCGCGCTGGTGGAGGTGCTGGGTGCCGAGCGCTTCTCTCCGCAGAGCTGGGGCGCGGACGCCAGCCCCCCGCCTGGAACGTCGCCGCCGCCTGGCTCCGGGGACACCAGCGACTGGACATCCAGCGAAGGCGGCG
Coding sequences within it:
- the FAM110D gene encoding protein FAM110D; translated protein: MLLASPSTPSRGRTPSAVERLEADKAKYVKTHQVIARRQEPALRGGPGPLMPHPCNELGGSASPRTPRTARRGSGRRLPRPDSLIFYRQKRDCKALVNKENAKGQGLVRRLFLGAPRDASSSSPGPTERPAATGGWAAPQDAPEAAGKRALCPTCSLPLSEKERFFNYCGLERALVEVLGAERFSPQSWGADASPPPGTSPPPGSGDTSDWTSSEGGADRSDHAGGGGGSEAAGSARDGRPPVSVVERNARVIQWLYGCQRARSPPRESEV